In a single window of the Luteibacter rhizovicinus DSM 16549 genome:
- a CDS encoding UPF0149 family protein, translated as MSANQTVDPEDIAELIGRCKLVTSVSEFHGSLVGFISAGGRFPHGAILEALSLEPDPAPTADELDMLNRLRHQTEEWLADPELTFSPWLPDDDAPIPERADGLIDWIHGFLGGFGLGGSVERNRGMSEDSQEVLRDMANIASTEFEFDTDDDINDENLTELEEFVRAGAMLLHAELSNGARSANDTLH; from the coding sequence ATGTCGGCCAACCAGACCGTCGATCCCGAAGACATCGCCGAGCTCATCGGGCGCTGCAAGCTGGTAACATCGGTGAGTGAGTTCCACGGCTCGCTCGTGGGGTTCATCAGTGCCGGCGGCCGGTTTCCTCATGGCGCCATCCTGGAGGCACTCAGCCTGGAGCCGGATCCGGCTCCGACCGCCGATGAACTGGACATGCTCAACCGGTTGCGTCACCAGACCGAGGAGTGGCTCGCCGACCCGGAGCTGACCTTCTCGCCTTGGCTGCCCGACGACGATGCTCCCATCCCCGAACGCGCCGACGGCCTGATCGACTGGATCCATGGGTTCCTCGGTGGATTCGGTCTGGGCGGATCGGTCGAGCGCAACCGGGGCATGAGCGAGGATTCGCAGGAAGTCCTCAGAGACATGGCCAACATCGCCTCGACCGAGTTCGAATTCGACACCGACGACGACATCAACGACGAAAACCTGACCGAGCTGGAGGAATTCGTCCGTGCCGGCGCCATGCTGCTCCACGCCGAACTGAGCAACGGAGCGCGGTCGGCCAACGACACCCTGCATTGA
- a CDS encoding aminopeptidase P N-terminal domain-containing protein — translation MRMAGEDAVLILAAAPERMRNADAPWPYRQDSDFHYLTGFGEPEAVLALLPGRAHGETVLFCRERDAERERWDGERMGTDRAARELRLDDAFPIDDIDDILPGMIEGRARVYCHFGQEPDFDARLLGWIRRLRTARGGGVVPKDLVALGHLLHDLRLFKSRDELALMRRAGEVAGAAHIAAMALARPGVAEYEIEGEILRSIRSQGAVPAFPPTVAGGANACIMHYQANRATLKDGDLLLIDAGAEVECYASDITRTFPVGGRFTAAQRALYEIVHEAQLAAIDAVRPGRSFGAAHDAAVRVIAEGLCAVGILKGGADRAIADGSYKAYFPSKTGHWLGLDVHDVGDYRIDGEPRVLEEGMVVTVEPGIYVPPNDKTVDERWRGIGIRIEDDVAVTKGAPDVLTAMVPKSPEALER, via the coding sequence ATGCGCATGGCGGGCGAGGATGCCGTCCTGATCCTCGCCGCCGCCCCCGAGCGCATGCGTAATGCGGACGCCCCGTGGCCGTACCGGCAGGACTCCGACTTCCACTATCTCACCGGCTTCGGCGAACCCGAGGCCGTGCTCGCCCTGTTGCCGGGTCGCGCCCATGGCGAAACCGTGCTTTTCTGCCGGGAACGCGATGCCGAGCGCGAGCGCTGGGATGGTGAGCGGATGGGTACCGATCGCGCCGCGCGTGAGCTGCGCCTCGACGACGCTTTTCCGATTGACGATATCGACGACATCCTGCCCGGGATGATCGAGGGCAGGGCGCGCGTCTACTGCCATTTCGGGCAGGAGCCGGACTTCGACGCACGGTTGCTGGGCTGGATACGTCGCCTGCGCACGGCACGCGGTGGTGGCGTGGTGCCCAAGGATCTGGTCGCGCTGGGCCACCTGCTCCACGACCTGCGCCTGTTCAAGTCGCGCGACGAGCTCGCCCTGATGCGACGTGCGGGCGAAGTGGCCGGCGCGGCCCATATCGCCGCGATGGCGCTGGCGCGTCCCGGCGTGGCGGAATACGAGATCGAAGGCGAGATCCTGCGCAGCATCCGCAGCCAGGGCGCCGTGCCGGCCTTTCCGCCGACGGTTGCCGGTGGCGCCAACGCCTGCATCATGCATTACCAGGCCAACCGGGCCACCCTGAAGGATGGCGACCTGCTCCTGATCGACGCCGGTGCCGAAGTGGAGTGCTATGCCTCGGACATCACGCGGACCTTCCCGGTGGGTGGTCGCTTTACGGCGGCCCAGCGTGCGCTTTACGAGATCGTCCACGAGGCCCAGCTCGCCGCCATCGATGCCGTGCGACCCGGTCGGTCGTTCGGCGCGGCGCACGATGCCGCCGTGCGGGTGATCGCCGAGGGCCTCTGTGCCGTCGGCATCCTCAAGGGCGGTGCCGATCGCGCTATCGCCGATGGCAGCTACAAGGCCTACTTCCCCAGCAAGACCGGCCACTGGCTCGGCCTGGATGTGCACGATGTCGGCGACTACCGCATCGACGGCGAGCCGCGCGTGCTCGAGGAAGGCATGGTCGTCACCGTCGAGCCTGGCATTTACGTTCCGCCGAACGACAAGACGGTCGACGAACGCTGGCGCGGCATCGGCATCCGCATCGAGGACGATGTCGCCGTGACCAAGGGCGCGCCGGATGTGCTGACGGCGATGGTGCCCAAATCACCCGAGGCCCTGGAGCGATAA
- a CDS encoding acyltransferase family protein, translated as MVPNKVRYASVDILRGMTVAAMLLVNDPGDWGHVWWPLEHAEWNGCTPTDFVFPLFLFIVGVSVSLAIVPRIEAGAEHAPIRHAALRRAARIVGLGLLLNLVAWLTIPEAHLRLPGVLQRIGLCFAAAALLAVEARPRTRDFVGVVLLVGYGVLLLAGGSLDPWINIVSRVDTAVFGSFVYVTDAPSGRGHDPEGLLATLPALATTLLGMRAGAWLRAGDTRRLLIAAVACAVAGWLLQPLWPFNKNLWTPSYVLWTGGWSFAVLALFHVLIDQRGWRLPGRAFGVNAIAAYAGSGLMVYLLIGLGIAAPLYRVAFASWMTPLFGPYVPSAAWGVVFVTVWWLVVRWMDKRGIYLKV; from the coding sequence ATGGTTCCGAATAAAGTGCGCTATGCCTCAGTCGACATCCTGCGCGGAATGACGGTGGCCGCCATGCTCCTGGTCAACGATCCCGGGGACTGGGGCCATGTCTGGTGGCCCCTGGAGCACGCCGAGTGGAACGGCTGCACGCCGACCGACTTCGTTTTCCCCCTCTTTCTTTTCATCGTCGGGGTGTCGGTGTCGCTGGCCATCGTGCCGCGCATCGAGGCTGGCGCCGAGCATGCACCGATTCGGCATGCGGCGTTGCGCCGCGCCGCCCGCATCGTCGGATTGGGACTGCTGCTGAATCTCGTCGCGTGGCTGACCATCCCCGAGGCCCACCTGCGCCTTCCCGGCGTGCTGCAGCGGATCGGTCTCTGCTTCGCCGCGGCGGCGCTTCTCGCCGTGGAGGCGCGACCGCGTACGCGTGACTTTGTCGGCGTGGTGTTGCTGGTTGGCTACGGCGTCCTGCTGCTGGCCGGCGGCTCGCTCGACCCCTGGATCAATATCGTCAGCCGGGTGGATACCGCCGTCTTCGGCTCCTTCGTGTACGTGACCGACGCCCCCAGCGGTCGTGGCCACGATCCCGAAGGGCTGTTGGCCACCTTGCCGGCGCTGGCCACCACCCTGCTCGGCATGCGTGCAGGGGCATGGCTTCGCGCAGGCGATACACGCCGCCTGCTCATCGCGGCCGTCGCCTGCGCCGTGGCCGGCTGGCTGCTGCAACCGCTCTGGCCGTTCAACAAGAACCTGTGGACGCCGAGTTACGTGTTGTGGACCGGCGGCTGGTCGTTCGCCGTGCTGGCACTCTTCCACGTCCTGATCGACCAACGCGGCTGGCGACTGCCCGGACGCGCCTTCGGCGTCAACGCCATTGCGGCCTACGCGGGCTCGGGACTGATGGTCTACCTGCTCATCGGCCTCGGCATCGCCGCACCGCTCTACCGCGTGGCTTTCGCGTCATGGATGACGCCGTTGTTCGGACCGTATGTGCCTTCGGCCGCCTGGGGTGTCGTCTTCGTCACCGTCTGGTGGCTGGTGGTCCGCTGGATGGACAAGCGTGGCATCTACCTCAAGGTTTGA
- the cydP gene encoding cytochrome oxidase putative small subunit CydP has product MVVDVPPRRRRWRDKKPLPRLVLELSVIVVAKLALLMLIWYVAIRPLPRADVSPAGVGRMLAPASASTQGSKP; this is encoded by the coding sequence ATGGTTGTCGACGTTCCACCCAGGCGCCGTCGCTGGCGCGACAAGAAGCCCCTGCCGAGGCTGGTCCTCGAGTTGTCGGTGATCGTCGTCGCCAAGCTCGCCCTGCTCATGCTCATCTGGTACGTGGCCATCCGGCCCCTGCCCCGCGCGGACGTCTCGCCCGCCGGTGTCGGACGGATGCTCGCGCCCGCTTCCGCCTCTACCCAGGGATCCAAGCCATGA